From Saccharothrix espanaensis DSM 44229, the proteins below share one genomic window:
- a CDS encoding MFS transporter, with translation MCAACGVPTHQADPVPAAGEATTPPRRFAALRNKDCRPYLFGTGLAMMADNIEHVITYWVLWEKFQSPALTGFQVISHWAPFLLLSVWFGSLADRFDCRRVIQAAQVLFMVVSLAWGVLFLTDSLQMWQACVLLVLHGIAGALWGPAEQLMLHDFVGHDELPSAVRLNSTFRSLGILFGPVVGSALLLGLGPTAGIFANVLIYLPLTIFLFRTKFTGHTRDHHPRTRVGLRDSLRVFREVRSNRTLISMIVLAGLGSFFIGASMQTSMPIFAQELGVGAAGTAYGVLLFANGAGGVIGGLLMEVTRRIKPTVPTAIIATAVYGLTGLGFALTGSYPLAVGLLVVGGVANLASMSITQTVVQLLSPPADRGRVLGLYGLSSGGLRTGSGFTVGLLGVYVGVPMAFAYSSAALCLGTLAAGVHALRGRRAASAA, from the coding sequence ATGTGCGCCGCCTGCGGTGTCCCGACCCACCAGGCCGACCCGGTCCCGGCCGCCGGCGAGGCGACCACGCCGCCCCGGCGGTTCGCCGCGCTGCGCAACAAGGACTGCCGGCCGTACCTGTTCGGCACCGGCCTGGCGATGATGGCCGACAACATCGAGCACGTCATCACCTACTGGGTGCTGTGGGAGAAGTTCCAGTCGCCGGCGCTGACCGGGTTCCAGGTGATCAGCCACTGGGCGCCGTTCCTGCTGCTGTCGGTGTGGTTCGGGTCGCTGGCCGACCGCTTCGACTGCCGCCGGGTGATCCAGGCCGCGCAGGTGCTGTTCATGGTGGTCTCGCTGGCCTGGGGCGTGCTGTTCCTCACCGACTCGTTGCAGATGTGGCAGGCGTGCGTCCTGCTGGTGCTGCACGGCATAGCGGGCGCGCTGTGGGGGCCGGCCGAGCAGTTGATGCTGCACGACTTCGTCGGCCACGACGAGCTGCCCAGCGCCGTCCGGCTCAACTCGACGTTCCGCAGCCTCGGGATCCTGTTCGGACCGGTGGTCGGCTCGGCGCTGCTGCTGGGCCTGGGCCCGACCGCCGGCATCTTCGCCAACGTGCTGATCTACCTGCCGCTGACGATCTTCCTGTTCCGCACGAAGTTCACCGGCCACACCCGGGACCACCACCCCCGGACCAGGGTCGGCCTGCGCGACTCGCTGCGGGTGTTCCGCGAGGTCCGGTCCAACCGGACGCTGATCAGCATGATCGTCCTGGCGGGCCTCGGGTCGTTCTTCATCGGCGCGTCGATGCAGACCTCCATGCCGATCTTCGCCCAGGAGCTGGGCGTCGGCGCGGCGGGCACCGCGTACGGGGTGCTGCTGTTCGCCAACGGCGCGGGCGGGGTCATCGGCGGGCTGCTGATGGAGGTGACCCGCCGGATCAAGCCGACCGTGCCGACGGCGATCATCGCCACCGCCGTCTACGGGCTGACCGGGCTCGGGTTCGCGCTGACCGGCAGCTACCCGCTGGCGGTGGGCCTGCTGGTGGTCGGCGGCGTGGCCAACCTGGCGTCGATGTCGATCACCCAGACCGTCGTGCAGCTGCTCAGCCCGCCCGCCGACCGGGGGCGCGTGCTGGGGCTCTACGGCCTGTCCTCCGGAGGCCTGCGCACCGGCAGCGGGTTCACCGTGGGCCTGCTGGGCGTGTACGTCGGCGTGCCGATGGCCTTCGCCTACAGCTCCGCCGCGCTGTGCCTGGGCACCCTGGCGGCCGGTGTGCACGCCCTGAGGGGGCGGCGGGCCGCGTCGGCGGCATGA
- a CDS encoding RNA-binding S4 domain-containing protein, which produces MESTRVDRWLWAVRLTKTRPDAAAACRGGHVRINDRPAKPATVVVPGDQVRARVGDTTKVVEVVRVIQKRVGAADAATCFIDRTPAPPPDAAAPVARRERGAGRPTKRERRVLDRFRTGDH; this is translated from the coding sequence GTGGAGTCGACCCGTGTGGACCGCTGGCTGTGGGCGGTCCGGCTGACCAAGACCCGCCCGGACGCCGCGGCGGCCTGCCGGGGCGGGCACGTCCGGATCAACGACCGGCCCGCCAAGCCCGCGACGGTGGTGGTGCCGGGCGACCAGGTGCGCGCCCGCGTCGGCGACACCACGAAGGTGGTCGAGGTGGTCCGGGTGATCCAGAAGCGGGTCGGCGCGGCGGACGCGGCGACGTGCTTCATCGACCGCACGCCCGCCCCGCCGCCGGACGCCGCCGCGCCGGTGGCCCGCCGCGAACGCGGCGCGGGCCGCCCGACCAAGCGCGAACGCCGGGTCCTCGACCGCTTCCGGACCGGCGACCACTGA
- a CDS encoding DUF2203 domain-containing protein — MGLFTLPEARHELDRLRPVLAEIVALRADAAELSAALATGESTGLGGLPEFKAAQARLDDLMSTVQATGAELKGFAPLLVDFPSELDGVPVLLCWLEGDTGLDWYHRADLGFAGRRRLP; from the coding sequence TTGGGACTCTTCACGCTGCCCGAGGCGCGGCACGAGCTGGACCGGCTGCGGCCGGTGCTGGCCGAGATCGTGGCGTTGCGGGCCGACGCCGCCGAGCTCTCGGCCGCGCTGGCCACGGGTGAGAGCACCGGCCTCGGCGGCCTGCCGGAGTTCAAGGCCGCCCAGGCCCGGCTGGACGACCTGATGAGCACCGTGCAGGCGACCGGCGCGGAGCTGAAGGGCTTCGCGCCGCTGCTGGTGGACTTCCCGTCCGAACTGGACGGTGTGCCGGTGCTGCTGTGCTGGCTGGAGGGCGACACCGGCCTGGACTGGTACCACCGCGCCGACCTGGGTTTCGCCGGCCGCCGCCGGCTGCCGTAA
- a CDS encoding esterase-like activity of phytase family protein, with protein sequence MTRTVRVLAGLLACGVSMSVCAPPAGATGTERFQRVDTMPVFRNSSAAEHTAAEIAAATADGRTVVHTDSPGRRIGFTKVRDGRLTPDGTLAVPGEPTSVDIVGKLALVAVNTSPSRATPSGVLLVVELDGREVVATHDLGGQPDSIDISEDGRYAAVAIENERDEDVDGGAIPQAPAGFLTIVDLKGAPASWAQRRVELTGIAEVAPSDPEPEYVSINGRGQVAVTLQENNHVAVVDLRSGKLVNHFPAGSATVRGVDTADDGRIDPAQTITAPREPDAVAWLDDRTLGTADEGDYRGGSRTWTVFDAASGRVVFSSGNELDQVAIKQGQYPDGRSDNKGVEPEGLAVARFGRHKYAFVGLERANLVAVYDVDDPRRPRFLQALPTGVAPEGLLPIPATGTLVVSAEEDSAKDGIRSSLTSYRLTRTPLALSLQRNQGTPSIVSDSIGFGALSGLSGIPGDHRNVVAVTDSAYRPTRILTVDTLAAPARVRAELTLTKDGTPVGYDGEGIAARRGGGYWVASEGDGKKLPNLLVEVDRSGAVVREVPLPASVAATATSNGFEGVTVTGRGASEQVWLAVQREWKADQPRQATLARFTPATGAWAFAAYPLDAAPAGGWIGLSEVTALDDRTLLVLERDNQRGDSAATKKVYRVDIGTLTPAAAGEPKPVVTKTLARDVLPAVKADGATAHDKVEGIAVVGYGPLRRLVGVVDNDGLDDAPGESVFLRLGWIR encoded by the coding sequence GTGACCCGTACGGTTCGTGTTCTCGCTGGTCTGTTGGCCTGCGGGGTGAGCATGTCGGTGTGCGCGCCGCCCGCCGGCGCGACCGGGACCGAGCGGTTCCAGCGGGTCGACACCATGCCGGTGTTCCGCAACAGCTCGGCCGCCGAGCACACGGCGGCCGAGATCGCTGCCGCGACCGCCGACGGCAGAACGGTCGTCCACACCGACTCGCCCGGCCGCAGAATCGGGTTCACGAAGGTCCGCGACGGCCGGCTCACCCCGGACGGCACGCTGGCCGTGCCCGGCGAGCCCACCTCGGTGGACATCGTCGGGAAGCTGGCCCTGGTCGCGGTCAACACCTCGCCGTCGCGCGCCACGCCGTCCGGTGTGCTGCTGGTGGTCGAGCTGGACGGCCGCGAGGTCGTCGCCACGCACGACCTCGGTGGCCAGCCGGATTCGATCGACATCTCCGAGGACGGCAGGTACGCCGCCGTCGCGATCGAGAACGAGCGCGATGAAGACGTCGACGGCGGCGCGATCCCGCAGGCCCCGGCCGGGTTCCTGACCATCGTGGACCTCAAGGGCGCGCCCGCGTCGTGGGCGCAGCGCCGGGTGGAGCTGACCGGGATCGCCGAGGTCGCGCCGAGCGACCCGGAGCCCGAGTACGTGAGCATCAACGGCCGCGGCCAGGTGGCGGTCACCTTGCAGGAGAACAACCACGTCGCGGTCGTGGACCTGCGCTCGGGCAAGCTGGTCAACCACTTCCCGGCGGGCTCCGCGACCGTGCGCGGCGTGGACACCGCCGACGACGGCCGCATCGACCCGGCGCAGACCATCACCGCGCCGCGCGAGCCGGACGCGGTGGCGTGGCTGGACGACCGCACGCTGGGCACCGCCGACGAGGGCGACTACCGGGGCGGCTCGCGGACGTGGACGGTGTTCGACGCCGCGTCCGGCCGGGTGGTGTTCTCCTCCGGCAACGAGCTGGACCAGGTCGCGATCAAGCAGGGCCAGTACCCGGACGGCCGGTCGGACAACAAGGGCGTCGAGCCCGAGGGCCTGGCGGTCGCCCGGTTCGGGCGGCACAAGTACGCGTTCGTCGGTCTGGAGCGGGCCAACCTGGTCGCCGTCTACGACGTCGACGACCCGCGCCGGCCGAGGTTCCTCCAGGCGCTGCCGACCGGCGTCGCCCCCGAGGGCCTGCTGCCGATCCCGGCGACCGGCACGCTCGTGGTGTCCGCCGAGGAGGATTCGGCCAAGGACGGGATCCGCTCCTCGCTGACGTCCTACCGGCTGACCCGCACGCCGCTGGCGTTGTCGTTGCAGCGCAACCAGGGCACGCCGTCGATCGTGTCCGACAGCATCGGTTTCGGCGCGCTGTCGGGCCTGTCCGGCATCCCCGGTGACCACCGGAACGTCGTCGCGGTCACCGACTCGGCGTACCGGCCGACCCGGATCCTGACCGTCGACACGCTCGCCGCCCCCGCGAGGGTGCGCGCCGAACTCACGCTGACCAAGGACGGCACGCCGGTCGGCTACGACGGCGAGGGCATCGCGGCCCGGCGCGGCGGCGGCTACTGGGTGGCGTCGGAGGGCGACGGCAAGAAGCTGCCGAACCTGCTGGTCGAGGTCGACCGGTCGGGCGCGGTGGTGCGCGAGGTGCCGCTGCCCGCGTCCGTCGCGGCGACCGCGACGAGCAACGGGTTCGAGGGTGTCACGGTCACCGGGCGCGGCGCGTCCGAGCAGGTGTGGCTGGCCGTGCAGCGGGAGTGGAAGGCCGACCAGCCGCGCCAGGCGACGCTGGCCCGGTTCACGCCCGCGACCGGCGCGTGGGCGTTCGCGGCCTACCCGCTCGACGCCGCCCCGGCCGGCGGCTGGATCGGCCTGTCGGAGGTGACCGCGCTGGACGACCGCACGCTGCTGGTGCTGGAGCGGGACAACCAGCGCGGCGACAGCGCGGCCACCAAGAAGGTCTACCGGGTCGACATCGGCACGCTGACGCCTGCCGCGGCGGGTGAGCCGAAGCCGGTGGTGACCAAGACCCTCGCCCGGGACGTGCTGCCCGCGGTGAAGGCGGACGGTGCGACCGCGCACGACAAGGTCGAGGGCATCGCGGTCGTCGGCTACGGCCCGCTGCGCCGGCTGGTCGGTGTGGTGGACAACGACGGGCTGGACGACGCTCCGGGCGAGTCGGTCTTCCTGCGCCTGGGCTGGATCCGCTGA
- a CDS encoding serine hydrolase domain-containing protein: MAEVHGTCDPQFAPVRDAFAATLDTADVGASLAVFRDGRPVLDLWGGHVDEARTTPWERDTIVNVWSTTKTMAALCVLVLADRGALDLDGPVAAHWPEFAAHGKDAVLVRHVLAHTAGLPTWDRPITVEDLYDHPKAAALLADQPTRWPAGEVGCYHSLTQGYLLGELVHRVTGRSLGAFFAEDVAGPLGADFHIGLAAHDRVAPIIPAERGPRPTPTALFDAPPNPEIDPAVANTEAWRRAEVPSANGHGNARSVAAVQSVLACGGTMNGVRLLSPETCARVLEEQYAGMDHQLGVPMRYGLGYALSGDTCSWGGWGGSLVVVDPGNRLTVAYAMNRMLERGPLGDDRGMNLVLAAYGSLG; this comes from the coding sequence ATGGCCGAAGTCCACGGCACGTGCGATCCGCAGTTCGCCCCCGTCCGCGACGCGTTCGCGGCGACCCTCGACACCGCCGACGTCGGCGCGTCCCTCGCGGTCTTCCGGGACGGCCGGCCCGTCCTCGACCTGTGGGGCGGCCACGTCGACGAGGCCCGCACCACCCCGTGGGAACGCGACACGATCGTCAACGTCTGGTCCACCACGAAGACCATGGCCGCGCTGTGCGTGCTGGTGCTGGCCGACCGGGGCGCGCTCGACCTGGACGGCCCGGTGGCGGCGCACTGGCCCGAGTTCGCCGCGCACGGCAAGGACGCCGTCCTGGTCCGGCACGTCCTCGCGCACACCGCGGGCCTGCCGACGTGGGACCGCCCGATCACCGTCGAGGACCTCTACGACCACCCGAAGGCCGCCGCGCTGCTGGCCGACCAGCCCACCCGCTGGCCCGCCGGCGAGGTCGGCTGCTACCACTCGCTGACCCAGGGCTACCTGCTCGGCGAACTCGTGCACCGGGTCACCGGCCGCAGCCTGGGCGCGTTCTTCGCCGAGGACGTCGCCGGCCCGCTGGGCGCCGACTTCCACATCGGGCTCGCCGCGCACGACCGGGTCGCGCCGATCATCCCCGCCGAGCGCGGGCCCCGGCCGACGCCGACGGCCCTGTTCGACGCCCCGCCGAACCCGGAGATCGACCCCGCCGTGGCGAACACCGAGGCGTGGCGGCGGGCCGAGGTGCCGTCCGCCAACGGGCACGGCAACGCGCGTTCGGTGGCGGCCGTCCAATCGGTCCTGGCCTGCGGCGGCACGATGAACGGCGTGCGCCTGCTCTCGCCGGAGACGTGCGCCAGGGTGCTGGAGGAGCAGTACGCGGGCATGGACCACCAGCTGGGCGTGCCGATGCGGTACGGCCTGGGCTACGCGCTCAGCGGCGACACCTGCTCGTGGGGCGGCTGGGGCGGTTCGCTGGTCGTGGTCGACCCGGGCAACCGGCTGACCGTCGCCTACGCGATGAACCGGATGCTGGAACGCGGCCCGCTCGGCGACGACCGGGGGATGAACCTGGTGCTGGCCGCGTACGGCAGCCTGGGCTGA
- a CDS encoding AAA family ATPase, with product MDLPLHESSAALLDGPVRELPDRIADEVAGTLAARLEISPGEVDRTALLAAAVAEAERLSDIVVRPEHLVLAWVRMMGGPVARARETLQEVMAERAHRDYENLSHVPRPTPPRLVLVAGIPGTGKSTLAEALAWPLRAPVFSMDWHLGALVPFGVLREDNAVPLAEVNLTAAAARQLRLGLDVIVDATGHRAQTRSRWRALATKLGGVFVGVECVCSDERVQRTRVEGRARGIPGWHPTVSWEHVQRMRSLWEPWDEPHLVVDSAVDPPAEAVEKVLARLGFRAG from the coding sequence GTGGACCTCCCGCTGCACGAGTCGTCGGCCGCCCTGCTGGACGGACCGGTGCGCGAGCTTCCGGACCGGATTGCCGACGAGGTCGCGGGCACCTTGGCCGCACGGCTGGAAATCAGCCCGGGGGAGGTGGACCGGACGGCGCTGCTCGCCGCGGCGGTCGCGGAGGCCGAGCGGCTGTCGGACATCGTGGTGCGACCGGAACACCTGGTGCTGGCGTGGGTGCGGATGATGGGCGGGCCGGTCGCGCGGGCGCGCGAAACGCTCCAGGAAGTCATGGCGGAACGGGCGCACCGCGACTACGAGAACCTTTCGCACGTCCCACGTCCGACTCCACCCCGTCTGGTGCTGGTGGCCGGGATCCCGGGCACCGGGAAGAGCACGCTCGCCGAAGCGCTGGCGTGGCCGTTGCGCGCCCCGGTGTTCTCGATGGACTGGCACCTGGGCGCGCTCGTGCCGTTCGGGGTGCTGCGCGAGGACAACGCGGTTCCGCTGGCCGAGGTCAACCTGACCGCCGCCGCCGCACGTCAGCTGCGGTTGGGGCTGGACGTGATCGTGGACGCGACCGGGCACCGCGCGCAGACCCGGTCGCGCTGGCGGGCGTTGGCCACGAAGCTCGGCGGCGTGTTCGTCGGCGTGGAGTGCGTGTGCTCGGACGAGCGCGTGCAGCGCACGCGGGTCGAGGGGCGGGCGCGCGGGATCCCCGGTTGGCACCCGACCGTGTCGTGGGAGCACGTCCAGCGGATGAGGTCCCTGTGGGAGCCGTGGGACGAGCCGCACCTGGTGGTCGACTCGGCCGTCGACCCACCGGCCGAAGCTGTGGAGAAGGTGTTGGCACGCCTGGGTTTCAGAGCCGGGTGA
- a CDS encoding inositol monophosphatase family protein — protein sequence MESDVEVAIRAAVAGASEVRSRFGGELERFAESGVDFATSADLAAERAITAVLADARPADAFVGEETGGTVPGSGRVWLVDPLCGTVNYAARTPLAAVNVALRVGPGVVAAAVADPFSGEVFWTDGEVARVRVAGDEPLRPDPSSRLVDVNLDVPDQAVLGMLADNAFTTAFQPRVFSTTLALAWVASGRRAAYVTAGDLRDSVHFTSAIALCEAAGCVVTGIAGGPLHTGPHGLVAAADPDTHTALVQTLTRL from the coding sequence GTGGAATCCGACGTCGAAGTGGCGATCCGCGCGGCCGTGGCCGGCGCGTCCGAGGTCCGGTCCCGGTTCGGCGGCGAGCTGGAGCGGTTCGCCGAGTCCGGCGTCGACTTCGCCACGTCGGCGGACCTCGCCGCCGAGCGGGCGATCACGGCGGTGCTGGCCGACGCGCGCCCGGCGGACGCCTTCGTCGGCGAGGAGACCGGCGGCACGGTGCCCGGGTCCGGCCGGGTGTGGCTGGTGGACCCGTTGTGCGGCACCGTGAACTACGCCGCGCGCACGCCGTTGGCGGCGGTGAACGTGGCACTGCGGGTCGGGCCCGGGGTGGTCGCGGCGGCGGTCGCGGACCCGTTCAGCGGCGAGGTGTTCTGGACCGACGGCGAGGTGGCGCGGGTGCGGGTGGCGGGCGACGAGCCGCTGCGCCCCGACCCGTCGAGCCGGCTGGTCGACGTGAACCTGGACGTACCGGACCAGGCGGTGCTCGGGATGCTCGCCGACAACGCGTTCACCACCGCGTTCCAGCCCCGCGTGTTCTCCACGACGCTGGCCCTGGCCTGGGTGGCGAGCGGCCGGCGGGCGGCCTACGTGACGGCCGGCGACCTGCGCGACAGCGTGCACTTCACCAGCGCGATCGCGCTGTGCGAGGCGGCGGGCTGCGTGGTCACGGGCATCGCGGGCGGCCCACTGCACACCGGCCCGCACGGCCTCGTCGCGGCAGCCGACCCGGACACCCACACCGCCTTGGTGCAGACCCTCACCCGGCTCTGA
- a CDS encoding GNAT family N-acetyltransferase, which yields MGNVELVTAADVRLMQGLAQRVTAVRPELVNSDASYGELAWIWGKGHAEHGAGWPRRLWFADGELVAWGWTYLPHRLRRNDGSVKDVTGAYLAYQVHPDHAGLVDEVIDWFDRTAGDVERTVLPSAADEFGLERWAAHGYRTDPDALGDTGSWTMLTERDLTDVEQPVLPEGFRFRTADEAGPEAAVQAHLDAWAPSTYTAAAYEGVRRVPAYRADLHVLVEAPDGTMAASAIMWLDEANKTVEFEPVGTHPGYRRLGLGRALLLHGMHLARAAGAGHATVACLGAPGHPKARGLYFSVGFRESVRDVPLIKPRSAG from the coding sequence ATGGGGAACGTCGAGCTCGTGACCGCGGCGGACGTGCGGCTCATGCAAGGGTTGGCGCAGCGGGTCACCGCCGTGCGGCCGGAGCTGGTGAACAGTGACGCGTCGTACGGCGAGCTGGCCTGGATCTGGGGCAAGGGGCACGCCGAGCACGGCGCGGGCTGGCCGCGTCGGCTGTGGTTCGCCGACGGCGAGCTGGTCGCGTGGGGCTGGACGTACCTCCCGCACCGGTTGCGGCGCAACGACGGGTCGGTCAAGGACGTCACCGGTGCCTACCTTGCCTACCAGGTCCACCCCGACCACGCCGGGCTGGTCGACGAGGTGATCGACTGGTTCGACCGCACGGCGGGGGACGTCGAGCGCACGGTGCTGCCGAGCGCCGCCGACGAGTTCGGCCTGGAGCGGTGGGCGGCGCACGGCTACCGCACCGACCCCGACGCGCTCGGCGACACCGGTTCGTGGACCATGCTCACCGAACGCGACCTCACCGACGTGGAACAGCCCGTGCTGCCCGAGGGGTTCCGGTTCCGCACCGCCGATGAGGCCGGGCCGGAGGCCGCCGTCCAAGCCCACCTCGACGCCTGGGCGCCCTCGACGTACACGGCCGCCGCCTACGAGGGCGTCCGGCGGGTGCCGGCCTACCGCGCCGACCTGCACGTCCTGGTCGAGGCACCGGACGGGACGATGGCGGCCTCCGCGATCATGTGGCTGGACGAGGCGAACAAGACCGTCGAGTTCGAGCCGGTCGGGACGCACCCGGGCTACCGGCGGCTGGGGTTGGGCAGGGCGCTGCTGCTGCACGGGATGCACCTGGCACGGGCGGCCGGGGCCGGGCACGCGACGGTCGCCTGCCTGGGCGCGCCGGGCCACCCCAAGGCGCGCGGCCTGTACTTCAGCGTCGGGTTCCGGGAGTCGGTGCGGGACGTGCCGCTCATCAAGCCCCGGTCCGCGGGCTGA